The Thermodesulfovibrio sp. 3462-1 genome contains the following window.
GCAACAGATCATGCAGCATTTTCTTTAAAAGAAAGAATAAAGCATTATCTTAATAACTTAGAACATGAAGTAATTGATTTTGGATGTTACAGTGAAGAATCGGCTGATTATCCTTTGTTTATTTCAAAGGCTGCTCGGGCAGTAGCTAATGGACAATGTGAAAGAGGAATTGTAATGTGTGGTTCAGGGATAGGAGCTTCAATTGTAGCAAACAAAATAAAAGGAATAAGATGTGCTTTGGTTTATACTCCAGAGCTTTGTAGACTTGCAAGACAGCACAACGATGCAAATATTATTGCTCTTGCAGGAAGATTTACTGAAGAAGATACAGCAAAAAGAATTGTTGATGTTTTTCTTTTGACTAAATTTGAAGGAGGAAGGCATTTAGGAAGAGTTAATCAAATAATAGAAATTGAGGAGGGCAGGCTATGAAAGATTTAATTGCTCAAAATATTGAAGAGCTTGATTTTAATGATGTAGACAATTTAATCTGGAGTGCTGTATTTTCATCTAAGGAAGAAACCAGAAACAAAGCCAAAGAAATGATATTTCTTAAAGGGCTTCAACATAGAGTGGTTCCTTCATCAATTCAAAATTTTTATGATGCAATGGGAAGAGGTGAACTCCACAGCATTACTGTTCCTGCTGTGAATATAAGAGGACTTACCTATTACGCAGCAAGAGCTATTTTTAGATCAGCGATGAAAAACAATGTAGGTTTGATTATATTTGAAATTGCTCGTTCAGAGATTGGTTATACATATCAAAGTCCTTCAGAATATACTGCTAATATTATAGCTGCAGCTTTGCGGGAAGGATTTTACTATCCAATTTTTCTACAAGGAGATCATTTTCAGGTCAACAAGAAAAATTTTGAAAAAAATCATAAAGAAGAGATTGATACCCTTAAAAATTTAATAAAAGAATCGATAAATGCTGGTTTTTTTAACATAGATATATATGCCTCTACAATGGTTGATTATTCAAAGAAAACTTTAAAGGAACAACAAAAAGAAAACTTTACTCTTACAGCTATGTTTACAGACTATATAAGAGTGTTGCAGCCAGATGGAATAACAGTTAGTGTTGGAGGAGAAATAGGTCATATTGGTGGTAAAAATTCTACAGTTGAAGAATTTGAGGCTTTTATGGAAGGTTATTTGAAAACTTTGAATTCTCAAAAAGGTATCTCAAAAATTAGTGTTCAAACAGGAACAGCTCATGGAGGAATTCCTTTAAAAGACGGAACTCTGGCTCAAGTTAAATTGGATTTTAATGTTTTAAAATCAATTGGTAGTTTAGCTCAGGAAAAATATGGATTAAGTGGAGCTGTTCAACATGGAGCATCTACTTTACCAATGGAATTATTTGATAAATTTCCTGAATCTTATACTTCTGAAATTCATCTTGCCACAGGATTTCAAAACACAATGTATGATTTAGCACCAGATTGGTTAAAGAAAGAAATTTATCAATACCTTCAAGAAAAATGTAAAGAAGAATGGAAACAGGACATGACATATGAGCAGTTCATATACAAAACAAGAAAAAAAGGATTTGGTCCCTTTAAAAAACAGTGGTGGAGTCTTCCAGAAGATATAAAAAACGCAATAATGGACGAACTTTCAAAAACTTTTGATGTAATATTTGAAAAACTTCGTGTTAAAGATTCAATACAGCTTGTTAATAAATATATAAATCCTGTAAATGTAAGTTTAAAATTTTTGCAGTAGGAGGTTAAAAAATGGAAATAAAAAAAAGGCATAGATTTAAACAGATTTATTCTTGAACAAGAAAGAAAACATCCAGAAGCAACTGGCACACTTTCTCATGCTTTAATGGCTATAGAAAATGCAACAAAAATTATTTCTTCATATATAAGAATGGCTGGACTTGTTGATGTAATTGGCAAAACAGGAAGAATAAATGTGCAGGGTGAAGAAGTTCAAAAATTAGATACCTTGTCAAATAGAGTTCTTGTAGAACATCTAAGTGGAAGTGGCGATTTTTATGCTGTAGCAAGTGAAGAAATGGAAAATGCTTTATTTCCTGAAGAAGGTAAGGAGGGCAAATATATTATAGCAGTAGACCCCCTTGATGGTTCTTCTGTAATTGATGCTAATACATCTGTGGGAACAATATTTTCAATCTGGAGAAAAACTTCTTCTGATGAATCAACATTTTTACAAGAAGGAAAAAAAATAGTAGCTGCTGGATATGTTATCTATGGAACATCAACCATGCTTGTTTATTCAACCGGAAATGGAGTCTATGGATTTACTCTTGATCCAATGGTGGGTACATATTTGCTTTCTCATCCAAATATAAAAATTCCTGACAAAGGCAAGATCTATGGATTTAATGAATCCTATTACAACAAATGGGAAGAAAAAATTAGAAAATGCGTAGATTACTTTAAATCAGAAGGATATACTCTTAGGTGGGCTGGAGCAATGGTTACAGATATACACAGAACAATTATGAAAGGCGGAATATTTGCCTATCCAATGGTAGGTTCAAAGGCAAAAATAAGACTTCTTTATGAAGCAGCTCCTATGGCTTTTTTAGTTAAACAGGCAGGTGGATTAGCAACCGATGGAACTGAAAATATTTTAGATATTAAACCCCAGGCTCTACATCAAAGAGTGCCTGTATTTATGGGTAGCCCGGAAGATGTGAAAAAATGCATGGAGATAATGAACAGATAAAATGAGAAAAACAAA
Protein-coding sequences here:
- a CDS encoding class II fructose-bisphosphate aldolase, whose protein sequence is MGRGELHSITVPAVNIRGLTYYAARAIFRSAMKNNVGLIIFEIARSEIGYTYQSPSEYTANIIAAALREGFYYPIFLQGDHFQVNKKNFEKNHKEEIDTLKNLIKESINAGFFNIDIYASTMVDYSKKTLKEQQKENFTLTAMFTDYIRVLQPDGITVSVGGEIGHIGGKNSTVEEFEAFMEGYLKTLNSQKGISKISVQTGTAHGGIPLKDGTLAQVKLDFNVLKSIGSLAQEKYGLSGAVQHGASTLPMELFDKFPESYTSEIHLATGFQNTMYDLAPDWLKKEIYQYLQEKCKEEWKQDMTYEQFIYKTRKKGFGPFKKQWWSLPEDIKNAIMDELSKTFDVIFEKLRVKDSIQLVNKYINPVNVSLKFLQ
- the fbp gene encoding class 1 fructose-bisphosphatase; translated protein: MDLNRFILEQERKHPEATGTLSHALMAIENATKIISSYIRMAGLVDVIGKTGRINVQGEEVQKLDTLSNRVLVEHLSGSGDFYAVASEEMENALFPEEGKEGKYIIAVDPLDGSSVIDANTSVGTIFSIWRKTSSDESTFLQEGKKIVAAGYVIYGTSTMLVYSTGNGVYGFTLDPMVGTYLLSHPNIKIPDKGKIYGFNESYYNKWEEKIRKCVDYFKSEGYTLRWAGAMVTDIHRTIMKGGIFAYPMVGSKAKIRLLYEAAPMAFLVKQAGGLATDGTENILDIKPQALHQRVPVFMGSPEDVKKCMEIMNR
- the rpiB gene encoding ribose 5-phosphate isomerase B, yielding MKIAMATDHAAFSLKERIKHYLNNLEHEVIDFGCYSEESADYPLFISKAARAVANGQCERGIVMCGSGIGASIVANKIKGIRCALVYTPELCRLARQHNDANIIALAGRFTEEDTAKRIVDVFLLTKFEGGRHLGRVNQIIEIEEGRL